In the genome of Geotrypetes seraphini chromosome 16, aGeoSer1.1, whole genome shotgun sequence, one region contains:
- the MLLT11 gene encoding protein AF1q: MLDTLSSQYDSFLFWKLPIPELDPSELEGLGLPGSSALKDRDGCKLSGGPREAGLAIPRDEDSLLQYSTFNFWRAPIASIDSFQFDLL, encoded by the coding sequence atgctggataCCCTGAGCAGCCAGTACGACTCCTTCCTCTTCTGGAAGCTTCCTATTCCAGAGCTGGACCCCTCGGAGCTCGAAGGGCTAGGATTGCCAGGCTCATCTGCGCTCAAAGACAGGGATGGCTGCAAACTCTCAGGAGGTCCGAGAGAAGCCGGCTTGGCGATTCCCAGGGACGAGGACAGCCTTCTGCAGTACAGCACCTTCAACTTCTGGAGAGCACCCATAGCTAGCATCGACTCCTTTCAGTTTGACTTGCTGTAA